A single Oryza brachyantha chromosome 8, ObraRS2, whole genome shotgun sequence DNA region contains:
- the LOC102715967 gene encoding solute carrier family 35 member F1-like, with protein sequence MAPPPPPLPAAEEEGCVARWMRREMLLGLALGQFVSLLITSTGFSSSELARRGINAPTSQSLLNYILLALVYGGILIYRRQPLTIKWYYYLILGIIDVEANYIVVKSYQYTSLTSVMLLDCWSIPCVIVLTWIFLKTKYGLRKFIGVGVCVAGLILVVFSDVHASDRAKGPNPLKGDLLVIFGSMLYACSNVTEEYLVKKSNRVELMAMLGLFGAVISGIQISILERKELHSINWNAGAVLPFLGFALAMFLFYSTVPTVLKICGATMLNLSLLTSDMWAVLIRIFAYHEKVDWIYFVAFAGTAVGLLIYSYKSSKEAEETAQVAGASDEQGKAGDEEAGVQSSA encoded by the exons atggcgccgccgccgccgccgctgccggcggctGAGGAGGAGGGCTGCGTGGCGAGGTGGATGCGGCGGGAGATGCTCCTGGGGCTCGCGCTGGGGCAGTTCGTGTCGCTGCTCATCACCTCCAccggcttctcctcctccgagCTCGCCCGCCGAG GTATAAATGCACCAACATCTCAGTCCCTGTTGAACTACATCCTTCTTGCCCTAGTCTATGGTGGTATACTCATCTACCGGAGGCAGCCACTCACG ATAAAATGGTACTACTATCTGATCCTTGGGATTATTGACGTGGAAGCGAATTATATAG TCGTCAAGTCTTATCAGTACACATCTTTGACAAGCGTGATGCTCTTGGATTGCTGGTCAATTCCTTGTGTGATTGTTCTTACATGGATATTTTTGAAGACCAAGTATGGACTCAGGAAGTTCATCGGCGTTGGAGTTTGCGTGGCCGGACTtatattagtagtattttcAGATGTCCATGCCTCTGATCGAGCTA AAGGACCCAACCCTTTGAAGGGAGATTTGCTTGTGATCTTTGGTTCCATGCTTTATGCTTGCAGCAATGTTACAGAG GAGTATCTGGTCAAGAAAAGCAACAGAGTTGAGTTGATGGCAATGCTGGGACTTTTTGGAGCTGTTATCAGTGGAATACAAAT AAGTATACTTGAGAGAAAGGAACTTCATTCAATTAATTGGAATGCTGGTGCA gTGCTTCCTTTTCTTGGATTCGCATTAGCAATGTTCTTGTTCTACTCAACTGTACCCACAGTACTGAAG ATATGTGGGGCAACAATGCTGAACCTCTCGCTGCTGACTTCAGACATGTGGGCTGTTCTGATCCGCATATTTGCTTACCACGAGAAG GTCGACTGGATCTACTtcgtcgccttcgccggcACAGCGGTTGGCCTCCTCATCTACTCATACAA GAGCTCCAAGGAGGCCGAGGAGACGGCGCAGGTCGCCGGAGCCAGCGACGAGCAGGGCAAAGCGGGTGATGAAGAGGCCGGAGTGCAGAGCTCGGCGTGA
- the LOC102715417 gene encoding disease resistance protein Pik-2-like produces the protein MESTVLSLGKFVLGGALGYAQSAVAEEVALQLGIQRDHAFVRDELAMMRSFLMVAHEEEREHNKVVRTWVQQVRDVAYDVEDCLQDMAVRSSRWRKCCSPRALLERRRVAKKMKELRAKVEDVSQRNMRYRLIRASGSGSAAGRQHLAGTTPMPAASVDEARWQQEKASADLVRLISRKDDELRVIAVWGPSDALDKTSIVRRAYGDLKTSGKFDCYACVSLMSHFNQKEFLLSIVSQFIENHIEAAMERQEKQAPPTDVLRNMVMAKEDDIYLVDAFLGYVEEKNYLIVLNDVSTIEEWGRIKPYFPNNKKGSRVIVTTKQVGVATLCVGPESAAPELMHISSDRTLHVFYEKGAQDGTDPTKHGSSSKKEDGAAALNEFELIGRVDEKNDITNLVSKKDIKGRHVISVWGMGGVGKTTLVREVYQSPELSGMFDKRAWVTIMRPFNCSHHLKSLAVQFGDGNKADNLTVLLQGKKYLIVLDDVWFISEWNEIVPHLPETAGSCVIVTTRQQSIAKHCSNKESDDIHILRMLESNHARELFTRKVFKEDNWEEKYPELVGQVEPIIKKCNGLPLAIVTIGGFLANQPKSVLTWRKLNEHISAELEMNPELDTIRTVLLKSYDGLPYHLKSCFLYLCIFPEDHKVSRKRLMQRWIAEGYACEARGKSSIEIAHDNFIELISRSMVLPAAQNSIKLGRGIDYCQLHDLMREISITKSIEENLVLRLEDGCSSNSHGATRHLAISSNWKGDEHEFQSIVDLSRVRSITVFGRWKPFFISEKMRMLRVLDLEDAHGLVEHHLEHIGKLIHLKYLSLSGYGNILHLPDSLGNLRQLETLDIRYTTIAILPRTIVKLRKLKYLHAGASGMSSSKSLAERSLRLLRNGSCLCGACCAPCLLEDLDWYEPYSAGGFSRRDACNYICCVQPHILSMDLDNYYPMLPRGIRKLKGLHTLQHVHLAWGNVATREIERLTQLRRLGVTGINKKNGPAFCSAISKLGRLESLSVLGSYELGLRGCLEYRGTSSTSPSPPENLQSLRLIGQLGKLPQWIGKLQNLMKLRLEETALEDADAAIQVLGALPSLAILRLQDSFKGGVRPNFRQPEATAILFPSLRVLDLYFVGSGSGLIKSVQFGGGAAPKLEVLLYLAHFCDIGLLSGLEELPSLKEFMLDNNEIYTDEFVEDVRKQLANHPNTNKPLLKRYDRELLFARN, from the exons ATGGAGTCGACGGTGCTGAGCCTTGGCAAGTTCGTGCTGGGCGGCGCGCTCGGCTACGCCCaatccgccgtcgccgaggaggTCGCCCTGCAGCTGGGCATCCAGCGCGACCATGCCTTCGTCAGGGACGAGCTGGCGATGATGCGGTCTTTCCTCATGGTAGCTCACGAGGAGGAACGGGAGCACAACAAGGTGGTCAGGACCTGGGTGCAGCAGGTCCGCGACGTTGCCTACGACGTCGAGGACTGCCTCCAGGACATGGCCGTCCGCTCATCGCGGTGGCGCAAGTGCTGCAGCCCGCGCGCGCTGCTtgagcgccgccgcgtggcCAAGAAGATGAAGGAGCTCCGAGCCAAGGTCGAGGATGTCAGCCAGCGGAACATGCGCTACCGCCTCATCAGGGCATCCGGCTctggctccgccgccggccggcagcACCTGGCTGGAACGACGCCGATGCCTGCAGCCAGCGTCGACGAAGCGAGGTGGCAGCAGGAGAAAGCAAGCGCTGATCTTGTTCGACTAATCAGCAGGAAGGACGACGAGCTTAGAGTGATCGCCGTATGGGGACCGAGTGATGCCCTCGACAAGACATCCATCGTCAGAAGGGCCTATGGCGACCTCAAGACAAGCGGCAAGTTTGATTGTTACGCCTGTGTCAGCTTGATGAGTCATTTCAATCAGAAAGAGTTCCTGCTAAGCATTGTCAGCCAATTCATCGAAAATCATATTGAAGCAGCCAtggaaagacaagaaaaacaagCTCCACCAACAGACGTCCTACGAAACATGGTGATGGCGAAGGAGGATGATATCTATTTGGTTGATGCGTTCCTTGGATACGTGGAGGAGAAGAATTACCTGATTGTGCTTAATGATGTATCCACCATTGAAGAATGGGGTCGGATTAAACCATATTTCCCAAACAACAAGAAAGGGAGCCGGGTTATAGTGACCACAAAGCAAGTTGGGGTTGCAACTTTGTGTGTTGGGCCAGAGAGTGCAGCACCAGAGCTTATGCACATTTCTTCAGATAGGACTCTGCATGTATTCTACGAGAAG GGTGCTCAGGACGGAACTGATCCAACAAAGCACGGCTCCAGCTCAAAAAAGGAAGACGGTGCTGCTGCATTGAATGAATTTGAGCTCATTGGGCGAGTGGATGAGAAAAATGATATCACCAATCTAGTTTCAAAAAAAGATATCAAAGGACGTCATGTGATCTCTGTGTGGGGAATGGGTGGTGTTGGAAAAACCACTTTGGTAAGAGAGGTGTATCAAAGCCCAGAACTTAGTGGAATGTTTGATAAACGTGCTTGGGTCACAATTATGCGTCCTTTCAATTGCTCTCACCACCTTAAGAGTCTAGCTGTACAGTTTGGAGATGGGAATAAGGCAGATAATTTGACCGTACTTTTACAAGGAAAGAAGTACTTGATTGTTCTCGATGATGTATGGTTTATCAGTGAATGGAATGAGATTGTGCCACATTTGCCAGAAACTGCAGGAAGCTGCGTAATAGTGACCACAAGGCAACAGAGCATTGCTAAGCACTGCTCAAACAAGGAAAGCGATGACATACACATTCTCAGAATGCTAGAATCTAATCATGCTCGTGAGCTCTTCACAAGAaag GTGTTTAAGGAGGACAATTGGGAGGAGAAATATCCTGAGTTAGTTGGGCAAGTAGAACCAATCATTAAGAAGTGCAATGGACTTCCCCTCGCAATAGTCACCATAGGTGGCTTCTTGGCAAATCAACCAAAATCTGTTTTGACATGGAGGAAGCTAAATGAACATATTAGTGCTGAGCTAGAGATGAATCCAGAGCTTGATACTATCAGAACAGTCCTATTAAAAAGCTATGACGGTTTACCATACCATCTCAAGTCTTGTTTCTTGTATCTGTGCATCTTCCCTGAAGACCACAAGGTTAGCCGAAAACGTTTGATGCAACGATGGATTGCTGAGGGTTACGCATGCGAGGCACGCGGCAAATCTTCAATAGAAATAGCTCATGACAACTTCATTGAGCTCATAAGTAGGAGCATGGTCCTACCAGCTGCTCAAAATTCAATTAAACTTGGAAGAGGGATTGATTATTGCCAGCTACACGATCTCATGCGTGAAATCAGCATCACAAAGTCAATAGAGGAAAACCTTGTGCTTAGACTAGAGGACGGTTGTAGCTCAAATTCACATGGAGCAACACGTCATCTTGCCATAAGTAGTAACTGGAAAGGAGATGAACATGAGTTTCAAAGCATAGTGGACCTATCCCGTGTAAGATCAATAACGGTGTTTGGGAGATGGAAGCCTTTTTTCATTTctgaaaagatgaggatgtTGCGAGTTCTTGACTTGGAAGACGCACATGGTCTAGTCGAACATCACCTTGAGCATATCGGGAAGCTTATTCACCTAAAGTACCTTTCTTTAAGTGGATATGGCAACATTCTTCACTTGCCAGATTCGTTGGGTAACTTGAGACAACTTGAGACACTGGACATAAGGTACACAACAATAGCGATACTGCCGAGAACCATCGTGAAGCTTCGGAAGTTAAAATATCTTCATGCCGGTGCATCTGGCATGTCGAGTAGCAAGAGTTTAGCAGAGAGAAGTCTACGGCTCTTGCGCAATGGGTCATGTCTCTGTGGAGCATGTTGTGCACCTTGTCTATTGGAAGACCTTGACTGGTATGAACCCTATAGCGCTGGTGGCTTCAGCAGACGTGATGCATGCAACTACATTTGTTGTGTGCAGCCCCATATTCTCTCGATGGACTTAGATAACTATTACCCTATGCTGCCACGAGGGATTAGGAAACTCAAAGGTCTACACACACTCCAGCATGTGCACCTCGCATGGGGGAATGTTGCTacgagagagatagagaggcTCACCCAGTTGCGCAGACTGGGCGTGACGGGCATCAACAAGAAGAACGGTCCAGCCTTCTGCTCAGCCATTTCCAAGCTCGGTAGGCTGGAGTCACTGTCGGTGCTTGGAAGTTATGAGTTAGGCCTGCGCGGATGTTTGGAGTACAGAGGCACATCGTCAacctccccttctcctccgGAGAACCTACAGAGCCTCAGGCTCATAGGACAACTGGGCAAACTGCCGCAGTGGATCGGGAAGCTCCAAAATCTGATGAAGCTGAGACTAGAGGAGACCGCACTGGAGGATGCCGATGCCGCCATCCAAGTCCTTGGGGCGCTGCCAAGCCTGGCCATCCTGCGCCTGCAGGATTCGTTCAAGGGCGGGGTCCGCCCCAACTTCCGGCAACCGGAGGCCACCGCAATATTGTTCCCGAGCCTCAGGGTGTTGGACCTCTATTTCGTAGGATCGGGAAGTGGCCTCATCAAATCAGTGCAGTTTGGAGGAGGCGCAGCCCCCAAGCTTGAGGTGCTGCTGTATCTTGCCCATTTCTGTGACATCGGATTGTTGTCGGGTCTAGAAGAGCTCCCAAGCCTCAAAGAATTCATGCTGGACAACAACGAAATTTACACGGACGAATTTGTGGAAGACGTGCGGAAGCAGCTTGCCAACCACCCAAATACAAACAAGCCCCTTCTCAAGAGGTACGACCGTGAATTACTTTTTGCAAGGAATTAA